The Aureitalea marina genome includes a window with the following:
- a CDS encoding helix-turn-helix domain-containing protein, with amino-acid sequence METKNLGQKLKELRAIRGMSQEYLAEESKVSLRTIQRIENNESEPTGETVKRIANALDVQLTELTGSDLVAETNDLKATIIFLKKQLSKTNEKSEIKTFEKFIAILQSLKEKDLSPEQIDGIESYIQFLELEKIPSFSNEMFKQKLTKFKKYLKNKLHFVPNNYYTTWTASFGLSFAVGFAVQNNLDNSIKIGVVSVALVIIGIGIIMDIRMKRHERTFSF; translated from the coding sequence ATGGAAACAAAAAATTTAGGACAAAAATTAAAAGAATTAAGAGCAATCAGAGGAATGTCTCAAGAATATTTGGCAGAAGAGTCGAAAGTAAGTTTAAGAACAATCCAAAGAATTGAGAATAATGAATCCGAACCTACTGGAGAAACAGTTAAAAGAATAGCCAATGCTTTAGATGTGCAATTAACAGAACTGACTGGTTCTGATTTAGTCGCTGAAACAAACGATTTAAAAGCAACTATAATTTTTCTAAAAAAACAGCTTTCGAAAACCAACGAAAAATCAGAAATCAAGACGTTTGAAAAATTCATAGCTATTTTACAGAGCCTAAAAGAAAAGGATTTGAGTCCTGAACAAATTGATGGAATTGAAAGCTACATTCAATTTCTGGAACTTGAAAAAATACCTTCATTTAGCAACGAAATGTTTAAACAGAAACTGACTAAATTTAAAAAGTACCTCAAAAACAAATTACATTTCGTTCCAAATAATTATTACACAACTTGGACAGCTAGTTTTGGACTTTCGTTTGCTGTTGGTTTTGCTGTTCAAAATAATTTAGATAATAGCATTAAGATTGGAGTAGTTTCAGTTGCTTTAGTAATAATTGGAATTGGAATAATAATGGATATTAGAATGAAAAGACACGAACGTACATTTAGTTTCTAA
- a CDS encoding alpha/beta fold hydrolase, which translates to MRTRRNFRGWKTIQDSISKITTTISYDRIGLGKSSATENPRTLENLTSELNRFLENEKIDSPIIFVGHSLGGFIIRKFQNSYPEKVVGLLFVDPSHERLMERILATKTEEESNMMTKGMDGFYASQPIGIQNEYKEVSSMDNEMKELKLPTEIPITILASYQAPPPPFSPDDIKIKKELFNNWVESAPQTKLISTTKSGHYIHYSEPNLVIDEIKNLLNEIED; encoded by the coding sequence ATCAGGACTCGGAGAAACTTTAGGGGTTGGAAAACTATTCAAGACAGTATTTCAAAAATTACTACTACCATAAGCTATGATAGAATTGGTCTTGGTAAATCTTCTGCAACAGAAAATCCAAGAACATTAGAAAATTTGACATCTGAATTAAATAGATTTCTTGAAAATGAAAAAATTGACAGTCCAATAATTTTTGTTGGTCATTCATTGGGTGGTTTTATAATTAGAAAATTTCAAAATTCCTATCCAGAAAAAGTCGTTGGACTTTTATTTGTTGACCCTTCTCACGAAAGACTTATGGAACGAATATTGGCAACAAAAACTGAAGAAGAGTCGAATATGATGACCAAAGGAATGGATGGCTTCTATGCCAGTCAACCAATTGGAATCCAAAATGAGTACAAAGAAGTATCCAGTATGGACAATGAAATGAAAGAACTAAAACTACCAACTGAAATACCTATAACAATTTTAGCCTCTTATCAAGCGCCACCACCACCTTTCAGTCCTGACGACATAAAAATCAAAAAAGAACTATTTAATAATTGGGTTGAGAGTGCGCCACAAACTAAACTTATTAGCACAACAAAAAGTGGTCACTATATTCATTATTCTGAACCTAACTTGGTCATTGATGAAATAAAAAATTTACTAAACGAAATAGAAGATTAA
- a CDS encoding DUF6326 family protein, translated as MLENPKVNIKIKLASLWASATFCYLYGDYFELYTPNKVNSLISGDNIMDSPTTLLIASVILAIPSIMVCLSIFLKPKINRTLNIIFGIIFTIMMIFIGIMSTNEWYLFYVFLAFLESILTGLIVWYAWKWPKEKIIT; from the coding sequence ATGTTAGAAAATCCTAAAGTAAACATCAAAATAAAACTTGCCTCATTGTGGGCTTCTGCGACATTCTGCTATTTATATGGCGACTATTTTGAACTATACACACCTAATAAAGTAAATAGCTTGATTTCAGGAGACAATATAATGGATAGTCCGACTACACTGCTAATTGCTTCTGTAATTTTAGCAATCCCATCTATTATGGTCTGTCTTTCAATTTTTCTCAAACCAAAAATAAACCGAACCCTTAATATAATATTTGGAATCATTTTTACAATAATGATGATATTTATCGGAATTATGTCAACGAACGAATGGTATTTATTTTATGTCTTTCTAGCATTTTTAGAAAGTATACTTACTGGGTTAATTGTTTGGTATGCTTGGAAATGGCCTAAAGAAAAAATAATTACTTAA
- a CDS encoding DUF6090 family protein — translation MKGIKHLIKEILIVMIGILIALFINNWNDERKEEKYLNQVYSSIQNELKENIDNIKKVLPKHQASVDTINVYLNNDRISLYQIIIKANGIHSPPIKTNGWNAIANTKIELIEYNRLSALADIDYRKQNLTKRIEKHTEFIFQNFEETDRTKKEILKMMILDIMGAEKRLQNEMEKLIK, via the coding sequence ATGAAAGGAATAAAGCACTTAATAAAGGAGATTTTGATAGTTATGATTGGAATTTTAATCGCATTATTCATAAATAACTGGAATGATGAAAGAAAGGAAGAAAAATATCTAAATCAAGTTTATTCTTCCATTCAGAACGAGTTGAAAGAAAACATTGATAACATTAAAAAAGTTTTACCCAAACACCAAGCTTCTGTCGACACAATCAATGTTTACTTGAATAACGATCGAATTTCATTGTACCAAATAATAATAAAAGCAAACGGAATTCACTCGCCTCCAATTAAAACCAATGGATGGAACGCCATAGCGAATACCAAAATCGAATTGATTGAATACAATAGGCTATCTGCCCTTGCCGACATAGATTATAGGAAACAAAATTTAACCAAAAGAATCGAGAAACATACTGAGTTTATATTCCAAAACTTTGAGGAAACGGATAGAACAAAAAAGGAGATTCTTAAGATGATGATTTTAGATATAATGGGTGCAGAAAAAAGATTACAAAATGAAATGGAGAAATTAATAAAATAA